Genomic window (Granulicella arctica):
CTGAGCGAGACCGAGATCTCAGATGGCGGTGTGTTCGGCTCCCTTTGGAGCAATATCCGGGATGTCTTCTTCCCGACGAAGCTTCCGCCACTTGTGCTGGAGTCGACGCCGATTCCGGTGATCGACCGGATGGCGACGAAGCAGGACCCGAAGGCGACAGGATCGGCGGTGGTGATCTATGGGCTGATGATCCTGCTTCTGCTGTGGATCGTGAAGAACAGGGCGCATCTTCTGGTTCCGCCAAAGCCGGTACAGATCGTGGAACTCGACGCTCCACCACCGAAGGCTCCGCCGAAAGCGGTGTCCATGGGCGGCGGCGGCGGCCAGCGCGGACCGACTCCTGTGACCAAGGGAACGCCGCCGAAGTTCGCGGATCAGCAGATCATCCCGCCGAAGGCTCCTCCGCTCGAAGAGCCGAAGATCAAGATCGCTCCAACCATTGAGGTGCAGAAGGACCTGAAGATGGCGAGCAGCATTCCGCAGATCGGCGTGGCCAATTCGCCGCTGGTCGGCATGTCGATGGGTAATGGCCGCGGCACGGGACTTGGATCTGGTAATGGCTCAGGACTTGGGCCGGGCTCAGGCGGCAATACTGGCGGCGGTCCGCGACGGATTGGCGGCGGTGTTTCGGCTCCGGAGCTGATCTTCTCGGTTGAGCCGGAGTTCTCGGAAGAGGCACGCAAGGCGAAGGTCGCCGGTAATGTGCTCGTGAACCTGTGGGTCGACACAAACGGGCTGCCAACACATGTTCGCGTGATT
Coding sequences:
- a CDS encoding energy transducer TonB, which gives rise to MANTFLTPPEIDPGHETQLRPMGDTHLSETEISDGGVFGSLWSNIRDVFFPTKLPPLVLESTPIPVIDRMATKQDPKATGSAVVIYGLMILLLLWIVKNRAHLLVPPKPVQIVELDAPPPKAPPKAVSMGGGGGQRGPTPVTKGTPPKFADQQIIPPKAPPLEEPKIKIAPTIEVQKDLKMASSIPQIGVANSPLVGMSMGNGRGTGLGSGNGSGLGPGSGGNTGGGPRRIGGGVSAPELIFSVEPEFSEEARKAKVAGNVLVNLWVDTNGLPTHVRVIRGVGMGLDEKAIEAVRQYKFRPAKENGKPVLVELNVEVNFQIF